A window of the Tripterygium wilfordii isolate XIE 37 chromosome 12, ASM1340144v1, whole genome shotgun sequence genome harbors these coding sequences:
- the LOC120010236 gene encoding uncharacterized protein LOC120010236 has translation MRDPDLKMDGQMSQSKLTRTNSSLLRSSPTIRSSIHSLSSVTEEDAVRAYHQEQQEDDEEKKIKPLKPGSTPRRIGSTRFTPVLTMVSLTFFSLFTVSFFFFFYLRREEIPTSENLLLALIFIAITLFFANKNKNLINQSFSFIKQLWEDNSKKFGFTSRTNSKHVQWFIGEPVPEKPRKEKHIIREGVEFYSNGDFYEGEFHKGKCNGSGVYNYFVNGKYEGDWVDGRYDGYGIERWARGSRYRGQYRQGLRHGFGVYKFYTGDSYAGEWFNGQSHGVGVQTCSDGSCYVGEFKCGVKHGLGAYHFRNGDRYAGEYFGDKIHGFGVYHFANGHCYEGSWHEGRKQGYGMYTFRNGDTRGGEWDAGTLKNPLAQLTDAVLRAVQAARKTTENAINLRRVDDQVNKAVMGANRAATAARVAAVKAVQNRMDGKFCDTNV, from the exons ATGAGGGACCCAGACCTTAAAATGGACGGTCAGATGTCGCAGTCCAAGCTTACTAGAACCAATTCGTCACTTCTCCGGTCGTCTCCCACTATCCGGTCATCAATCCACAGCCTTTCCTCGGTCACAGAGGAGGACGCTGTGAGAGCGTACCACCAGGAACAACAAGAAGACGATGAGGAGAAGAAAATCAAGCCCCTTAAGCCCGGTTCAACTCCAAGAAGGATTGGTTCGACCAGGTTCACACCGGTACTGACCATGGTGTCGCTAACTTTTTTCTCACTCTTCACcgtttccttctttttcttcttctatttgaGAAGGGAAGAGATACCCACATCCGAGAATCTGTTATTGGCCTTGATTTTCATCGCTATAACACTATTCTTTgcgaacaagaacaagaatttgATCAATCAGAGCTTCTCATTCATCAAGCAGTTGTGGGAGGATAACTCAAAGAAATTTGGGTTTACTTCGCGGACGAATTCGAAGCATGTCCAGTGGTTCATTGGCGAACCAGTCCCAGAAAAACCCAGAAAGGAGAAGCATATCATACGAGAAGGAGTTGAATTCTACAGCAACGGAGATTTCTACGAAGGGGAATTCCACAAAGGTAAATGCAATGGGAGTGGAGTCTATAACTATTTTGTGAATGGGAAATATGAGGGGGATTGGGTCGATGGGAGATATGATGGGTATGGGATTGAGCGCTGGGCGAGAGGGAGTAGATATAGGGGTCAATATAGGCAGGGATTGAGACATGGATTTGGGGTTTATAAATTCTACACAGGGGATTCTTATGCAGGGGAGTGGTTCAATGGGCAGAGTCATGGGGTTGGGGTGCAGACTTGTTCTGATGGGAGCTGCTATGTGGGTGAATTCAAGTGTGGTGTCAAGCATGGCCTTGGGGCTTATCATTTTCG GAATGGAGACAGATATGCCGGAGAATATTTTGGAGACAAAATCCATGGATTCGGTGTTTATCATTTCGCTAATGGTCACTGCTACGAGGGGTCATGGCATGAAGGCCGTAAGCAAGGATATGGCATGTATACTTTCCGGAATGGCGACACTAGAGGTGGTGAATGGGATGCTGGCACTCTTAAAAACCCTTTAGCCCAACTAACTGATGCCGTCCTTCGTGCAGTTCAG GCTGCAAGGAAAACAACAGAGAATGCCATTAACCTTCGCAGAGTTGATGATCAGGTGAACAAGGCAGTTATGGGTGCAAACCGAGCTGCTACTGCTGCAAGAGTAGCTGCTGTCAAAGCTGTTCAAAACCGGATGGACGGAAAATTTTGTGACACAAATGTCTAA
- the LOC120011385 gene encoding probable N-succinyldiaminopimelate aminotransferase DapC — protein sequence MQTQCTWTDSRMLGPFSFKASTFFAFSKQLPTTSSDRLWTRGCSSRIANYPSFMAALSTDSTEKHAVLSHNDSVQKPQQPLQVAKRLEKFKTTIFTQMSSLAIKHGAINLGQGFPNFDGPEFVKEAAIQAIKDGKNQYARGYGVPELNSTIAARFKKDAGLVVDPEKEVTVTSGCTEAIAATILGLINPGDEVILFAPFYDSYEATLSMAGAKIKGVTLRPPDFALPINELKSAITKNTRAVLINTPHNPTGKMFTREELNTIASLCIENDVLVFSDEVYDKLAFEMEHISIASLPGMYERTVTMNSLGKTFSLTGWKIGWAIAPSHLTWGVRQAHAFLTFATSTPMQWAAATALNAPDSYYTELKRDYTAKKEILVEGLKAVGFKVFPSSGTYFVVVDHTPFGLENDIAFCEYLIKEVGVVAIPTSVFYLNPEEGKNLVRFTFCKDEITLRTAVERMKEKLRRR from the exons ATGCAGACTCAATGTACCTGGACAGATTCTCGGATGCTTGGACCTTTCAGCTTTAAAGCCTCCACATTCTTTGCTTTTTCGAAGCAGCTACCTACCACAAGCAGCGATCGTCTTTGGACCAGAGGTTGCAGCAGTAGAATTGCCAATTACCCTTCCTTTATGGCTGCTCTCTCTACTGATTCGACCGAGAAACATGCCGTTTTGAGCCACAACGATTCCGTCCAGAAGCCTCAGCAACCCTTGCAG GTCGCAAAGCGCTTGGAGAAGTTCAAAACGACAATCTTCACCCAAATGAGTTCACTTGCAATCAAACATGGAGCAATAAACCTTGGCCAGGGCTTCCCCAACTTTGACGGGCCAGAGTTTGTTAAAGAAGCTGCAATTCAAGCCATTAAGGATGGGAAGAACCAATATGCTCGTGGATATGGAGTTCCAGAGTTGAACTCTACCATTGCTGCAAGGTTCAAGAAAGATGCAGGACTTGTGGTGGACCCAGAGAAGGAAGTTACTGTTACCTCTGGCTGCACCGAAGCTATTGCTGCAACGATATTGGGCTTGATAAATCCTGGCGATGAGGTTATTCTCTTTGCTCCTTTTTATGATTCATATGAAGCTACTCTCTCAATGGCGGGTGCCAAGATAAAGGGCGTCACATTGCGCCCTCCAGATTTCGCTCTACCCATCAATGAGCTTAAGTCTGCAATTACGAAGAATACGCGTGCTGTACTAATAAACACTCCACATAACCCAACTGGAAAGATGTTCACTAGGGAAGAACTCAACACAATTGCATCTCTTTGCATTGAGAATGATGTGCTGGTTTTTTCTGATGAGGTTTATGATAAGTTGGCTTTCGAGATGGAGCACATTTCTATTGCCTCGCTTCCTGGAATGTATGAACGTACGGTGACAATGAATTCTTTGGGGAAGACATTTTCTTTAACTGGGTGGAAGATTGGGTGGGCAATAGCTCCTTCACACCTAACATGGGGAGTGCGGCAAGCACATGCGTTTCTCACCTTTGCTACCTCCACACCAATGCAGTGGGCAGCTGCGACAGCCCTTAATGCTCCAGACTCTTACTACACCGAGCTAAAGAGGGATTATACGGCAAAGAAGGAAATACTTGTGGAAGGCTTGAAGGCAGTTGGTTTCAAGGTATTCCCATCTAGTGGGACTTATTTTGTGGTAGTAGATCACACTCCTTTTGGGTTGGAAAATGACATTGCCTTCTGTGAGTACCTGATCAAGGAAGTTGGGGTGGTAGCAATTCCAACCAGCGTATTTTACTTGAACCCGGAAGAGGGAAAGAATTTGGTTCGATTCACCTTCTGCAAAGATGAGATAACCCTGAGGACTGCAGTTGAGAGGATGAAGGAGAAGCTGAGGAGAAGATAA
- the LOC120011283 gene encoding protein NODULATION SIGNALING PATHWAY 2-like: MAMAIDETCGLQFSGHTTTIPTSSTETDYDIHRNWNNWPPVLDWENLSCDHHNDFNMIDHGGFMNLESQETCDSVSTDTMFLDDEDTKGLRLVHLLMAAAEALTGVNESHELARVILVRLKELVSPNDGSNMERLAAYFTDALQGLLEGAHGKHSISNGTYNNHQTDMIAAFQLLQDMSPCIKFGHFTANQAIMESVAQDRRVHIVDYDIMEGIQWASFMQGFVSRKDGPPGPHLRITAITRTGNGRRSMGTVQETGRRLISFAASIGLSFSFHQCRLNSDETFLPSALKLIKGEALIINCMLHLPHSNYQVPDSIISFLSGAKTLSPRLVTLVEEVAGSIGDGGFLGRFMDSLHHYSALYDSLEDGFPMQARARALVEKVFLGPRIARSLARIYRTRGEDEGCSWWERLGNVGFNPVNISFANGCQAKLLLGLFNDGYKVEELGNGRLVLGWKSRQLLSASIWTSRSEPKL; the protein is encoded by the coding sequence ATGGCTATGGCCATTGATGAAACCTGTGGGCTCCAATTTTCCGGCCATACCACAACTATTCCCACCAGTTCCACAGAAACCGATTACGATATTCATCGTAATTGGAACAACTGGCCGCCGGTCCTCGATTGGGAGAATTTATCGTGTGATCACCACAATGATTTTAACATGATCGACCATGGAGGATTTATGAATCTGGAAAGCCAAGAGACTTGCGACTCTGTGTCCACAGACACGATGTTTCTCGACGACGAGGATACGAAGGGGCTGAGGCTGGTCCATCTGTTGATGGCAGCGGCGGAGGCGCTGACCGGAGTTAACGAGAGTCATGAACTCGCTCGTGTGATATTGGTTCGGCTCAAGGAGTTGGTTTCCCCAAATGATGGATCCAACATGGAGAGACTCGCGGCGTATTTTACCGATGCCCTGCAAGGTTTGCTAGAAGGCGCCCATGGTAAGCACTCGATATCGAATGGGACCTACAACAATCATCAGACGGACATGATCGCGGCGTTTCAGCTCCTGCAAGACATGTCTCCTTGTATCAAATTTGGGCACTTCACTGCAAATCAGGCGATCATGGAATCTGTGGCCCAAGATAGACGGGTCCACATAGTGGACTATGATATCATGGAGGGGATCCAATGGGCCTCGTTCATGCAAGGCTTTGTGTCCAGGAAAGACGGCCCACCAGGCCCACACCTTAGGATTACTGCAATAACAAGAACCGGGAACGGCCGTAGATCAATGGGGACTGTCCAAGAAACGGGTCGccgattgatttcttttgcagcGTCAATTGGTCTGTCATTTTCGTTTCACCAATGTAGGTTGAACTCCGACGAGACATTCCTACCGTCTGCTTTGAAATTAATTAAAGGAGAAGCTTTGATAATCAATTGCATGCTTCACCTccctcattccaattaccaggtACCCGATTCgattatttcatttttatccGGAGCAAAGACCCTAAGCCCGAGACTGGTGACCCTAGTTGAAGAGGTTGCGGGGTCGATCGGTGACGGAGGTTTTTTGGGCCGGTTCATGGACTCATTGCATCACTACTCGGCCTTATATGATTCTCTAGAGGACGGATTCCCAATGCaagcccgagcccgagccctTGTCGAAAAAGTTTTCTTAGGGCCCAGGATAGCCAGGTCGTTGGCCCGGATATACCGGACCCGTGGAGAGGATGAAGGTTGTTCTTGGTGGGAAAGGTTGGGGAATGTTGGGTTTAACCCAGTAAACATAAGCTTTGCAAATGGTTGTCAAGCGAAGCTTTTGTTGGGCTTATTCAATGATGGATATAAGGTGGAGGAATTGGGCAATGGTAGGCTCGTTTTGGGGTGGAAATCCAGGCAGTTGCTCTCAGCTTCAATATGGACTTCCCGCTCTGAGCCTAAATTGTAA